One window of the Aptenodytes patagonicus chromosome 5, bAptPat1.pri.cur, whole genome shotgun sequence genome contains the following:
- the LOC143160759 gene encoding prominin-1-A-like: MELGNISQPVYGPGPEAPGSSTPGLVGMVHGFLRLVQPNALPIELIADFGQPPSEEAIGEQVQELLLYELGFLVCMAIGLLFIILVPLVGCCFCCCRCCGNCGGRMYQKQGRRMGCRRRALWASVLLVSALLLAGDVCAFVSNTRFSQAVCGTFPNVNDTLDNVHTYLASIPQQINFIIDSSDVPLGHANRSLQDIGTSLGGMIVSKIRSSTDGALGSLQSLLQGMEMLVAAFGSIASTRSRLEELQSNYSQRLASLRDGLNQTLQRCGRPCDSVSLDGLAFSVNFSMIPGVEQQLEALRDVSGSNIEADLEEVNNTLDTTPAKVQEQSRDVVTKTQDQLGLIREKIRSLQEQLPLLDVEESVGAFVDNAMSVLEEYREPIVSLDGLRWSVCALLCCMVLLVVLCNVVGLLLGPLGLKESVLPTQRSSLSNAGGNFFMAGVGFSFIFSWLLMLVVLIPFMLGGNIYVLICESWRSQQLFQLLDTPGLIPSFNLSELLGQEGGTANFSEMYRQCQRDAALWQTLHLDQSVSLDELLNISQYTGEISTAFEKMNITLSPILLLSQSQRDLLLNASRAGQPPDFTPTLEQLDQNVTQGSLLDLAAELEQLADKAGTNVKEDLKADARKLRELDKEMQMSLSRLLQSLKENIYSVQSGTTQLEAETKAALDKASETQEFLERETANIIKNETWAFLEELFDFFETYISWAKSRLTGDVARCKPIAQTLDNVEAITCDYILDSLNAFWFSLGWCTFFLLPSIILAVRLAKFYRRMDIADDYRNEALEMPPTFNFYKIPRPSTRH, encoded by the exons ATGGAGCTGGGGAACATCTCGCAGCCTGTGTACGGTCCCGGCCCCGAGGCGCCGGGGAGCAGCACGCCGGGCCTGGTGGGGATGGTGCATGGCTTCCTGCGGCTGGTGCAGCCCAATGCCCTGCCCATAG AACTGATTGCAGATTTTGGGCAGCCCCCGAGTGAGGAGGCCATCGGGGAGCAAGTCCAGGAG ctgctgctctaCGAACTGGGTTTCCTGGTCTGCATGGCCATCGGgctcctcttcatcatcctcgtgcccctggtgggatgctgcttctgctgctgccgctgctgtgGGAACTGCGGGGGTCGCATGTACCAGAAGCAGGGCCGGCGGATGGGCTGCCGGCGCCGGGCgctctgggcctccgtcctgctggtctctgctctcctcct GGCCGGCGACGTCTGCGCCTTTGTCAGCAACACCCGCTTCTCCCAGGCTGTGTGTGGCACCTTCCCCAACGTCAACGACACCCTGGACAACGTCCACACCTACCTGGCCTCCATCCCCCAG CAAATCAATTTTATCATCGACAGCAGCGACGTCCCACTGGGCCATGCCAACCGCAGCCTCCAGG ACATCGGGACCAGCCTGGGCGGCATGATCGTCTCCAAGATCAGGAGCAGCACGGATGGGGCTCTGGGATCCCTCCAGAGCCTCTTGCAAG ggatggagatgcTGGTGGCAGCCTTCGGCAGCATCGCCAGCACTCGCTCACGCCTCGAGGAGCTGCAGAGCAACTACAGCCAGCGGCTGGCCAGCCTGCGGGATGGCCTCAACCAGACCCTGCAGCGCTGCGGCCGCCCCTGCGACAGCGTGTCCCTGGATGGCCTTGCCTTCAGCGTCAACTTCAGCATG ATCCCCGgtgtggagcagcagctggaggcacTGCGTGATGTGTCTGGCTCCAACATAGAGGCTGATTTAGAGGAG GTTAACAACACGCTGGACACAACCCCTGCCAAGGTGCAAGAGCAGTCCCGGGATGTGGTGACAA AGACCCAGGACCAGCTGGGCCTCATCAGGGAGAAGATcaggagcttgcaggagcagttGCCGCTCCTGGATGTGGAGGAGAGTGTCGGGGCCTTTGTGGACAACGCCATGTCGGTGCTGGAGGAGTACAGGGAGCCGATCGTCTCCTTGGATGGGCTCAG GTGGAGCGTGTGTGCCCTCCTGTGCTgcatggtgctgctggtggtccTTTGTAACGTTGTCGGGCTGCTGCTGGGGCCCCTGGGGCTGAAGGAAAGCGTGCTGCCCACGCAGCGCAGCAGCCTCTCCAACGCCGGCGGGAACTTCTTCATGGC AGGGGTCGGCTTCAGCTTCATCTTCTCCTGGCTGCTGATGCTGGTGGTGCTGATCCCCTTCATGCTGGGGGGGAACATCTACGTGCTCATCTGCGAGTCCTGGCGCAGCCAGCAGCTCTTCCAG CTCCTGGACACCCCCGGCCTGATCCCTAGCTTCAACCTGTCGGAGCTGCTGGGCCAGGAGGGTGGCACAGCAAACTTCTCGGAGATGTACAG GCAGTGCCAGCGAGACGCTGCCCTGTGGCAAACGCTGCACCTGGACCAGAGCGTGTCCCTGGACGAGCTCTTGAACATCAGCCAG TACACAGGAGAGATCTCCACGGCCTTTGAGAAGATGAACATCACCCTGAGCCCCATCTTGCTGCTCAGCCAGAGCCAGAGAGACTTGCTGCTGAATGCCAgccgggccgggcagcccccCGACTTCAcccccaccctggagcag ctgGATCAGAACGTGACCCAGGGAAGCCTCCTGGATCTGGCCGCAGAGTTGGAGCAGCTGGCAGACAAAGCG GGCACTAATGTGAAAGAGGACCTGAAGGCTGATGCTCGCAAGCTGAGGGAGCTGGACAAGGAGATGCAGATGAGCTTGTCTAGGCTGCTG CAAAGCCTGAAAGAGAACATCTACTCGGTGCAGAGCGGGACTACCCAGCTCGAG GCAGAGACAAAAGCTGCGCTGGACAAAGCCAGCGAAACCCAGGAGTTCCTGGAGAGGGAGACGGCAAACATCATCAAGAAT GAGACGTGGGCCTTCCTGGAGGAGCTGTTTGACTTCTTTGAGACCTACATTTCCTGGGCCAAGAGCAGG CTGACGGGAGATGTGGCACGTTGCAAGCCCATAGCTCAGACCCTGGATAACGTGGAGGCCATCACCTGCGACTACATCCTGGACTCTCTG AATGCCTTCTGGTTCAGCCTGGGCTGGTGCACCTTCTTCCTGCTGCCCAGCATCATCCTGGCTGTCAGACTTGCCAAGTTTTACCGCCGCATGGACATCGCCGATGACTACAG gaATGAAGCCTTGGAGAT GCCGCCCACATTCAACTTCTACAAAATCCCCCGGCCGTCCACGAGGCATTAG
- the HPS6 gene encoding BLOC-2 complex member HPS6 has protein sequence MKRAGMLRQVSDFSDFSRGHWLQELLCQGEEPSRVQSSPDGQHLLVLQKSRPPPLPRVVAFQRHSISGADLERNWQPPQPALVGLLFLQSPVTLGSWVLAIVWEHGRTEVWHFVVALGWQLLQTLELCQGARARITSVCSQGASLVWCEERPPLDAHSDMSKCAFRFCVCTRALEVGDQGVRLGTVRIVLHNSPEYQVLASPQHVFLVPVAASFATTSKFLLIWHPEKAKLTITAPSAGFIHSKVLRSSSESDFRKLLLGSVGLLSGLAPLDIHTSAVSNSEGLLLVSTKGAVNMVEPDGTQRHIFDLEGGPLAQGSSVQLKTFGSILACMLAGVLYLVDQNSGRLIEKKILSMKEVHFLESLGEEDSIQFLTQTGIYGFSFSKAEDSSRPEPCLVEVVFEEACRYYQRRSLSSSKLTVEKLKKGGVFQAPVALAAILQHSLRQKQKPARGLQDTYAKLLSTMSLELQSYMSLELLKTCVVCAPESEVESYCEELVEQEVSRVLHSDMDKDNLAYLNSVFASFPKAAWKATRNCLQLQQNGDGLLVARATPEVWKKVLGGPQQEEVGQNGVVPLFELICASFLRFKPKWLPSFVELTQQYVSISWAYSSKEGPEGRVPLYKRALGVLARKNKCSEANDEMELELLLCSKRPKAVLQALHLLIRLKRWQRVVEVAEKFSKLSPLLNKEIFTTLLAEFAQHRELDPYLDTLWLLCPAELTASDILTVVLQHLPHSQEDPVPFSSEGNQLTVGLLKPLLQRVVQRPCVQDEMYSDALQSPTFPPPTPPREHKIPSKAGADDAPQPPMARTSSPSALVRSDPA, from the coding sequence ATGAAGCGAGCCGGGATGCTGCGGCAGGTCTCCGACTTCAGTGACTTCAGCCGAGGCcactggctgcaggagctgctgtgccagggagAAGAGCCCAGCCGTGTCCAGTCCAGCCCCGATGGGCAGCACCTTTTGGTCCTGCAGAAGAGCCGgccgccccccctgccccgggtGGTGGCCTTCCAGCGTCACAGCATCAGTGGAGCTGACCTGGAGAGGAACTGGCAGCCGCCCCAGCCAGCCCTTGTGGGACTGCTCTTCCTGCAGAGCCCTGTGACATTGGGCTCCTGGGTACTGGCCATCGTGTGGGAACACGGCCGGACCGAGGTCTGGCACTTTGTGGTggccctgggctggcagctgctgcagaCACTGGAGCTCTGCCAGGGTGCCCGGGCACGAATCACCTCCGTGTGCAGCCAGGGAGCCAGCCTGGTGTGGTGTGAGGAGAGGCCTCCCCTGGACGCCCACTCGGACATGAGCAAGTGTGCCTTCAGGTTCTGTGTCTGCACCCGGGCTCTGGAGGTGGGGGACCAAGGCGTGCGGCTGGGCACTGTAAGGATAGTCCTGCACAACAGCCCTGAGTACCAGGTCCTGGCCTCCCCTCAGCACGTCTTCCTGGTGCCTGTCGCTGCCAGCTTTGCCACCACTTCGAAATTCCTCCTCATCTGGCATCCCGAGAAGGCAAAGCTCACCATCACAGCCCCCTCTGCAGGCTTCATCCACAGCAAGGTGCTGCGCTCCAGCAGCGAGTCAGACTTCAGGAAGCTCCTGCTTGGTTCTGTGGGTCTTCTCTCAGGTTTGGCACCTCTGGACATTCACACCTCTGCTGTGTCCAACAGTGAGGGTCTGCTGCTGGTGAGCACGAAGGGTGCTGTGAACATGGTGGAGCCAGATGGGACGCAGAGGCATATCTTTGACCTGGAGGGAGGCCCCCTGGCCCAAGGAAGTTCTGTCCAGCTGAAGACCTTTGgcagcatcctggcctgcatgCTGGCTGGGGTCCTGTACCTCGTTGACCAGAACAGTGGAAGGCtcatagaaaagaaaatcctgagCATGAAAGAGGTGCATTTCCTGGAGTCCCTGGGAGAGGAGGACAGCATCCAGTTCCTCACTCAAACTGGCATTTACGGCTTTAGTTTCTCCAAAGCTGAGGACAGCAGCAGACCTGAGCCATGCTTGGTGGAGGTGGTGTTCGAGGAGGCCTGCAGATACTACCAGAGAAGGAGCCTCAGCAGCTCCAAGCTGACGGTGGAGAAGTTGAAGAAAGGTGGTGTGTTCCAGGCTCCTGTGGCCCTCGCTGCCatcctgcagcacagcctccGCCAGAAGCAGAAGCCAGCCCGAGGCCTCCAAGACACTTATGCCAAGCTGTTGAGCACAATgagcctggagctgcagagcTACATGAGCCTGGAGCTCCTCAAGACCTGTGTGGTGTGTGCACCAGAGAGTGAGGTGGAAAGCTACTGCGAGGAACTGGTGGAGCAGGAGGTCAGCCGCGTTCTGCACTCTGACATGGACAAGGACAATTTGGCCTACCTGAACTCCGTCTTTGCCTCCTTCCCCAAGGCTGCCTGGAAGGCCACGAGGaactgcctgcagctgcagcagaatggGGACGGCCTCTTAGTAGCCAGGGCCACCCCGGAGGTGTGGAAGAAGGTCCTGGGAGGGCCACAGCAGGAGGAGGTGGGTCAGAATGGGGTGGTCCCACTCTTTGAGCTCATCTGCGCCTCCTTCCTGAGGTTCAAACCCAAGTGGTTGCCCAGTTTTGTGGAGCTGACCCAGCAGTACGTTAGCATCTCTTGGGCATACAGCAGCAAGGAGGGCCCAGAGGGCCGGGTGCCACTGTACAAGAGAGCACTGGGAGTACTGGCCAGGAAGAACAAGTGCAGCGAGGCGAATGATGAGATGGAGCTCgaactgctgctctgcagcaagagGCCTAAGGCCGTGCTGCAAGCTCTGCACCTTCTCATCCGCCTGAAGCGGTGGCAGCGGGTGGTGGAGGTGGCAGAGAAGTTCTCCAAGCTCAGCCCCTTGCTTAACAAGGAGATATTCACCACGCTGCTGGCGGAGTTTGCCCAGCACCGGGAGCTGGACCCTTATCTGGACACGCTGTggctgctgtgccctgcagagctcACCGCCTCGGACATCCTCACCGTGGTCCTGCAGCACCTCCCTCACTCCCAGGAGGATCCAGTGCCCTTCTCCAGTGAGGGGAACCAGCTGACTGTAGGCTTGCTCAAGCCGCTGCTGCAAAGGGTTGTGCAGCGTCCCTGTGTCCAGGACGAGATGTACTCGGATGCCTTGCAGAGCCCCACCTTCCCCCCTCCTACCCCACCCCGAGAGCACAAGATCCCCTCAAAAGCCGGGGCCGATGATGCCCCTCAGCCACCCATGGCAAGGACTTCCTCCCCCTCGGCACTGGTACGGAGTGACCCTGCATGA